The Pirellulales bacterium genome segment TCCTTATATCGAGCAGCAAGCGCTTTGGGACAACATTCGCGGTGCCGGCATACCAGGCTTCCTGCCCCAGGGGCCGGTTCCTTGGCACACCGGCTATGCGCCCTGGCTGGAAACGATTCCCGCCTATGTTTGCCCGTCGGAAACGTTTAACATGTCGCAGAACCTTTACCCAGTGGCCCGCTCGAACTATCACTTCAGCGTTGGCGACACCCTGAGCACCAATTTGAACACGAACGGGGGAACGATTCGCGGCATGTTCGGGCGCGCGATAAAGTGCTCGTTGGCCAACGTCCTGGACGGCACCAGCAACACGGCGATGGTGGCCGAACGTTGCTTCACTTATTTCACCAAGTCTAAGAGCTTTCTGGACAAATATCCCGTCAAGAGCGGCCTCTATGCGGTGACGAACGCTGCCATACCTGCCAACTGTCTCGCTCAGGCGGCGGGCATGTATTACCACCCGGGCACCGCCTTTGCCGCCTGCTGCAATATCACCTGGGGAAGCAATCGTTGGCCCGACGGCGACCCGCCCTACTCTTCGTTCTCGACAATTTTACCGCCCAACAGCCCCAATTGCGTGATCAACGGGGCCAACGACGGCGACCACCCGATGATCAGCAGCGTGTCGAGCAATCATCCGGGCGGCGCCTTGGTGGCCATGGCGGACGGTTCGGTGAGGTTCGTCAACGAAGGCATCGACTGCGGCATGTTGACCGTCACGGAGGTGACTTCAGGCCCCAGTCCCTACGGAGTCTGGGGCTCCTTGGGATCGAAAGACGGCGGCGAGGGAAGAACGGACACGCAGCAGTTCTGATCGGTCTAACCGATCAAAATCGGCATCGCGATGCCGGCCAGGTCACCAGCGCCGCTCCGGCGGCGCAGATGGCCGGCGCGACCAGATCGGCCCGATGGAAGGCCATCGCCCAGGTCACAAGCACCGCCGCGCACGCAAGCGCAGCGGTCGTCAACTTTGCCGCGGCCCCGCGCACACGCTCAACGGCCCGTTGATCGTGATGCGCCAGGGTTGCCTGGCAGCCTCCGCCCGTGGGCAATCTGAGAATGCGGCCCGCATGCCGGAGCTTCTCTTCCAGCTCCCAGCCGTCGAACGTTTCCAAAAGAGTCAAGGGCGACATACCAGGCGGCGTGGATTTCGAGGTAGGGTGGGACCAGCGAGCTTGCGAGCGCCGGCCCACCATCGTAGGGCGTCATGACGACACAGCATGTTGCATTCGGCAGAACGGTGCCCTCGACTGTAGCGAATCTCGTGGCACGATCGGCAGCCGCCTTATCATCGCTACGAACTGCCGTAACGTGCCGGCTTGCAACGACCGCGCAAGTCAGCCTGTTTGCAAGTTGCCGCCCCGCGCTCTACGTTTGCAAGCCTGACCTAGGTATCGCAGAGATTCTGTACCCTCCGCTTCACCCGGACCACGACTATGTCCCAGACCGCCGTCGCCGCCGAGCTTGACCTGACGAAGTTGCTTGCCGGAGCGCAGCTTCCCGCCCTGCCCCAAAGCGCCATCCAACTGCTGGAGCTGTCGAACGACGAGCGTAACGGCCCGACGCAGTTCGCGGTGCCCATCGAGGCCGATCCAGGGCTGGCCGGTCAGGTGTTGAAATTCGTCAACTCGGCCTATTTCGGCTTCGCTCGCGAGATTTCGAGCGTCAAGCTGGCGATCACGCTGGTGGGCATGCGCACGATCAAGAACTTTACGCTGTGGAGCGCGGTCTTCAGCCTGATGCCGAACCCCAAGTGCGGCATGTTCGACCTGCGCAGCTTGTGGCAAGACTCGCTGCGCCGGGCGTTGTTCGCTCGAAGCTTCGCCCGGATGCTCGGCATGCGTGAGGCGGAAGAGCCGTTCGCGGCGGCCTTGCTGCAAGACATGGCGGTGCCGCTCTTGGCCAGGGAGCTTTCCGCGGAATATGCCGAGCTGTTGGCCGACCGGCAGCAAGGCAAGCTGCGATTGTCGCAACTCGAACGCGAACGGTTCGGCTGGACCCACGCCCATGCCGCCGCTCAAATGGCCCGGCAGTGGAACCTGCCCGAAGAGTTTGCCACGCTCATCGAGCGTCATACCGAGTTGGACACGCTGTTGTCGGGCGAAAATGTGCCGCCGGGCGACCTGGCCGTGGCGCTCTCGTCGTTGCTGCCGGCGGCGAGCGACGACACTTGGTGCGAAGTGGGGCAATTCGACGTTTGTTACCAACGGTTCTGCCCCGTCGGCGGGCCACGGGCGGTCGAATTTTTGCGGACGATCGACGCGGAGTTCGTGGCCTTCGCCCCGGTGCTCAAAATCACGGCTCCCGCCCAATCGCTCGAAATGCGGTACGCCGACACGGTCACGTCGTAAGGTGGCACTGGCAAACTTGCGAGCGCCTGGACATCGATTTGAGGCGTCAGGTTTCAGGCATCAGGCATCAGGACAAGCAACCTGACGCCTAACGATGGTGGGCCGGCGCTCGCAAGCTGGCTCACTCCCACCCGACGCCCGGCGCTTTGGCGGCGGGGGGCATTTGAGCAAACGCTGACGGCGCATAGAATAGCGGTAAAGAGCATGCCCGTCCGAGGCCGTGATTGATGAGGGAGGGAGCGAACCGTGTCGGGAAGCAACCGCACCCGCGTGCAGCGGGTTCTACGAGAGGTCGAAGGGTATTTGGAGCTTGGCATGCCCCAGACCGCCCTCGATCTGCTCTCGCGGCTGGACGACCCCGGCACGTTCCGCGGCCAGAAGCTCTACCTGACCGGCGAGGCCTTGCGGGCCTTGCAGCGGCACGCCGAAGCGATCGCCGCGCTCGAACAGGCCGCCGACCTGCTGCCGAGCAAGCTCGACATCTGGCTGGCGCTGGGCTGGTGCCGCAAACGCACCGGGCGGCTCGATCTGGCCATCGGCGCGTTGGAGCGGGCGGAGGAAGTCAGCCCGGAAGAAGCCGTCGTGCATTACAACCTGGCCTGCTATTGGAGCCTGGCCGGCAAAAAGCAGCGGGCATTGGCCTACCTTTCACGGGCCATCGCGCTCGATTCGAACTACCGAGACATGATCGTCGATGAGCGCGATTTCGACCCCATCCGCTCCGATCCCGAGTTTCGGGCGTTGACGCAGATCATCGTCTAGCCGATCACGGGCCCTCACTCAACGCGCTTGCCGAAATGAAAGCGCAGGCGGTCGATCGCCCGCCGCACCTCAGCCTCGACTTCGCTCTCGGTCAACCTCTCCGCTTCGACCAGAACCGCGGCCAGTTCGCGCAACGTGGCGCGGCTCAATCGCGGGTCGTAGAGCAGCATCAGCCGACGTTCGACCAGGTCGTCGAGCCGACGCACCCATTCGTGATCGATCACCCAGCGGACAAATCGCCGCGGCAAATCGGTGCCCGAAACGCAATCCCGGCCGTTTGCGGCGCACTCGGCCAGAATCGTGGCGGCCTCGGCGCCGCAAAGCTCCCAGACCGTGCGGACCTGCTCGACGGTGAAGCCCGTCTCCTCCGCCACGCGGCGCCATCGACGTTCCCTCAGTGTGCGATCTGCCGAATAACCTTCCGCGCCGGGCAAGGGCCTTTCGCGGCTGGTTTGCGGCGGCGGCCCAAGACCAAGCCGGTCCCGGACCGCCACCACCGACGATTCAGCCAGCGAGCGACAGGTGGTCAGCTTGCCGCCGATCACCGAAAAGACGGGCACGGCCCCGCCGGTGTGTTCTTCCAGCCAATGCCGGCGCGTGATGACCGCCGTGGTCGTCTCGTCGACCCGCGGCAGTGGGCGGACGCCGCTATAGTACATGTCGATGTCCGATCGTGTCAGGCCGGCCGAGGGCAGCACCTCATTCGCGGCGGCGAGCAGATACGCCAATTCGTCTTCGCTCGCTGTGGCCTCGGCCGGGTCTGCGGAGAACGGCACATCCGTCGTGCCAACCAGCACCGAGCGGCCGAACGGCAGGATGAACACCGGCCGGCCATCGGCGGCTTCGGCATAGATGCCGACGTCGCCGAGCGCCTCGCGCAGCGCGGTATTCGCAGTGACAAAGTGGCTCCCCTTCGTTCCGCCCATCAGGGTCTTGGAAGGCACGTGAAGTTGCCGCAGCGTGCGATCGACCCAGGCGCCGGTGGCATTGACGATGGCCGCCGGCTCGACCGAAATGACGGCCGCCTCGGCTCCCTGCGGACGAATGCTCGCCGTCGTGCCGTTCAGGCCCGCCTGGTGATAGGTCAGCAATTGAAACGAAACGCCCCGCTCGGCGGCGATGCGCCGAGCGTCGTCGAAGAGCGCCACGACGAACCTCTCCGGATACCGAATCTGCGCGTCGTAATAGCTGCACAGCCAGGGATACTTCCGCCGATCGACCGGCGGAGCGTCGGGAGCCTGCGGCGAGACCACTTCATGCCGGGGAAGCGTGGAATCGCGGGCGTACCAATCGTAGAGCCGCAGTCCGGCCCGCACGAGCCACAGTCCGCGGCGCGGCGCCGACGTTGCTGCCGCTCGCCGCAGCTTGAGAAACCTTAGCGCCGACTCGATCACGCCGCCGAAACGATTGCTGACGGGAATGAACAGCCGCAACGGCTTGACGAACTGCGGGGCCAGCCGCAACAGTCGGGCACGTTCGGCCAGCGACTCGCGCACCAGGTCGAATTCGCCGTATTCCAGATAGCGGAGTCCGCCGTGGATCAGCCGTGAGGAGTAAGCCGTGGCGCCGCACGCCAGGTCGCCGGTATCGACCACGATGGTCGACGTGCCCGACAGTGCGAACTCGCGGGCCAGCGCCGCGCCGTTGATGCCGGCTCCCAGGATGAGCACGAGCGAATCGTGCGGCGGATCGAGCGACGTGTCATGGTCTGGCATCGTCCCTATTGTAGCGATGCCGCTTGGGGCGCGACGTCTTTTTGCCGTGCCCGCTTTTTCGGCTGAACGAGGCGACCTCGACGGGCGACGACGGCTCGGCTTATACTTTCGGTTACGAAGTACACTGCCAATTCCGACAAACCCATGCCTCATGAAGACATCCGCATCGGCACGCTGGTCAAGGCCGACCGCAATCCGATCGGTTACATCCGCCAAATCCTGCCCCACGGCTTCGAGAGCTTTCAACTTACCTTCCCCAGCGTGCTGGAAGGGCCCGATCTCGGGCAACTTGCCGAACAAGTGCGCCGCCTGCTCGACGAACAAGGCACGGCCGTCGTCAGCTCGCTGGGCATCTACGGAAACCCGTTGGTCGACGGGCGCGTGGCCGAGGGGTTCGCCGCCTTGATCGACGCCGCCGGGTCGTTTGGCTGCCGGTTGGTGTGCGGCTTTACCGGGCGAATCGTCGGTCGGCCGGTGCCCGAATCGCTGCCGAAATTCCGCGAAGTCTTCACGCCCTTGGCCAAGCGGGCTGAAGATCGCGGCGTGCGGATCGCCTTCGAGAACTGCGACATGCACGGCACCTGGGAAACGGGCGACTGGAACATCGCCCACGCCCCCAGCGCCTGGGAGATGATGTTTCACGAGGTGCCCAGCGACGCGATTGGACTCGAATGGGAACCGTGCCACCAGATGGTGAGCCTCATCGACCCGCTGCCGCAACTCCGCAATTGGGTGCATAAAGTGTTTCACCTGCATGGAAAAGATGCCAACGTACTCTGGGACGTGGTCCGCACCGACGGGATTCGCGGCGGCAAGCCGTATGTCTATCATCGCACGCCGGGCTTCGGCGACACCAACTGGTCCGACGTGATCACCATCTTGCGGCAAGCGGGCTTTCGCGGTTCGATCGATATCGAAGGCTGGCACGATCCGGTCTATCGGGACGAGTTGGAAATGACCGGGCAGGTCCGTGCCTTGCGGTATCTGAAAGAATGTCGCGGCGGCCAGTTCGTGCCGAATCCCTCGTAGCCCGCTTGTTCCGCAAGCGGAGGGGCGATGCTGACCGTTGACGTCTTCCCGAAGGAAGACGCCCGAATTTGTCGAGAGCCGTTCCGCTCACGGAGTGCCCGGGCTACGTAGCCCGCTATGGCGGCAGCGGCTGCGCGCTGAAGAGATAGGCCAACAGATCGCGCAGCTCCTGCTCGGTCTTGACGAGTCCCGAGGGCATCGGCGAGATGGTGCTGTGGGCGCGCTGTTCGATGTCGGCTTTCGCGACGGTGGCGCGTTTGGCGTCGGGCAACAACAGCTCCAATTGCTCGTCGGTGTCGTTGACCACCAGGCCGCTCAGCGTGCGGCCGTCGGCCAGGGCCAAGGTTGTGCCGCGAAAAGGATCGGCCACCTGCTTGCTGGGCAGCAGGACCGACTCGACCACGTAGGCCGTGTTAAAGCGGCGGCGGAGGCCGGCCAGGTTTGGCGCTCCGCCGCCCGGCTGCTCGAGTGTGACGCCGTGACACTTTGTGCAGCCGAGCGAACCGAACAAGGCCCGGCCTCGCTGCGCGTCACCCTCGCTGACCGCATTGCTCCAGTCGGCCGAAAGCAGTTCCGCCGGCACCTGGTCGCCGCCCGTGGCGGCTTGCTTCAGCCGCTCGGCCAACAGCCCAAAATCGACCTTCTCAGGCACGCCCGCCACGACGCCCTTGGCCGCGCGGAATCGCACCGTGATGTCGTTCATCGACGGCCGATCGACGCGTATCAAGACGTCGTTGCTTCCCGGTTGCAACTCGAACGCAGCGCCGTGTGAGGCGATGGCGACCGCTTGGCCGTTATGCCATACCGCGGCCGGGCCGCCGTCGGCAAGCTCGACGACGGCGGGTTGCCGCGCCGTGCTTTGGAGCTGGAAACAGAGATACAGCCGGCTTGACGGCTGGTCGCTGGAAAAGCTGCTGGTGAACCGTCCCTCGACCGGTTCCACCTGCTTCCATCCAAGACGCTCTGCTCCGGCCGGATACGTTGCCGACAAATCGATCGGCCCGCGATCGGGCGGCGCGGCCTTTTCCAAAAAGAACGACTCGTCGCCCGTCGGCCCCAGCAGCCAGGCCCGCTCGACCTTACGCGCGGCATACGTCGCCGCCTGACTTGCCAGCAGGCGACGGCGCGCTTCTGCGATTTGAGGCCCGGTAGCGGGATCGTTCAGCAAACTCAGGAAAAAAGCCGACTGTTCCACGACGTCGCTGTTTGAGTCGCCGAGAGCAGCCGTGAGCAGATCGAACAGCCGCCGCTCGTCGTCCGTATGCGGCGCCGACTTCCACCACTCGGCCGTCGTAAAGCTGCCGACGCGCCCCAGGGCCCGCAAATCGACCGGCTTCTCGGCGTCGGCGAAAGTGAGTCTGAAGGAGGCGTTGCCCGAGTTATAAGACAGCGGCAAACCTTCCGGCGGAGCATAATCCGATGGTGGAACGGTCAAACGGAAGCCGGCGGCAAGGATTGCGGTGCGCCGATCGGCAGCATCGTCCGACCGCGCCAAGCCGGCCAGTTCTTCATACGTGGCGCGCCGGGCAAGGAGCTTGGCCGCCGTCTGCCGCAAGTACGTGTCATCGCCGGCCGCCAACCGGGCAATGACGCCGACGGGCAAATCGCCGTCGCGATCGAACAACGCGACCAGTGCGGCAAGCTGCACGGACGGCTCGGCATCGTCCAGGGCGGCGGTAAACAACTCATCCGGCGCCTCGAGCCGACGGTATTCAGCCAGTGCGCGAAGCGCCTGCCGCCGCAATTCGGCATCGCTGTTTTTCGCCAAACCGATCAGCAAGCGGCGGGCGTCGGCCGGGCCGCTGGCGGCGGCCAGCCAGGGAAGATGATATTTGGCCGTGCCCGATGGGTCGATGTGTGCCAGCCGCGCCGCGGCTTCGTCGAGCAGGTCGCCGCCGCGGCGAAGCAATTCCTGGTGAGCGGCCGCGCGCCGTTGCCACAGCCCGTGCGAGAGCTCTTGCCACAGCCTTTCGGCCGAGACGCGGCCGACGTCGATGGGCTGCCACTGGCGGTCGGTTTCTCTGGAATTGGTGACCATCACGAGGTCGCTGTAGCAATGGGGCGACCCGACGTTGCCGCCCAGGTAAAGCTCGGTGACGAAGAACCGGCCATCCGGGCCGATCGCCGTCGCCACGGGCCGGGCAAAGCCGCGACCCAGCGTATAGTTGTCTTCTCGCGTCGAAAAGCTCGCGCCGCGGGGAACCAAGGGGCAATTCTGCACCGTCATCTGGTCCCAGCGCGCCATCAAGAGGGATCCACCGTAGCCCGCTTGCTCCGCAAGCGGAACCGAGGTTGCCGAGCGGGACGGTGGTTCGTGAGGGAAAGCGTCATCGACGGGAGCGCCCTTCCGCTCACGGAGTGAGCGGGCTACGTGGCCGTCACGCCACACCAATCCGCAGGGCACGCCGCGTCCCATCGTCGCCGTGAGCGGCTCGACGAGGTCGTATCGCCATGGGCTTTTGGAAGCCATCCAGCCGCGCGGCCAGGCGAAGTCGATGTGCGGCGTCACGTGCAACAGCCGGGCAGGCGCATAGAGATCGGCCCGGCTCTCGTGGTCGTTGTCGTTGGTAAACAGATCCCAGCGCGGGCTGAACGCCAGGCCGACCGGTCCGCGCAGGCCGCCGGCCACCACCTGAACGCGGCTGCCATCGGGCCGCATCCGCAGCACGGCACCCACGCCGGTGTAGGGTACGCGCTCGCCGTTCGGTCCGCAGTAAAGCGTCCAATGCCCCCAATGATCGGGCCGGTTCCAGTCGCCATAGTTCAACAGCGGGTCGCCGTGCGTCAGGTAAAGATCGCCTTCCGGCCCCCAGGCCAGGCAATGAAAGCTGACGTGCAGATCGAGCGGCAGCCCCCATAGGATGCGCCGAGGGTTGACGCCCAGCTCGACGCGCCCGCGCGGCAAAAGATAAAGGGCGTTGTCGGCCAGCACATACAGGTCGTCGCCGCGGAATTCGACGTCCATGACAATCGAATCCGGCGGCAGACGGCAAACTTGCTGCCGCAGCAAAAAGCCGCCCGGCGCGGGTTCGAA includes the following:
- a CDS encoding sugar phosphate isomerase/epimerase encodes the protein MPHEDIRIGTLVKADRNPIGYIRQILPHGFESFQLTFPSVLEGPDLGQLAEQVRRLLDEQGTAVVSSLGIYGNPLVDGRVAEGFAALIDAAGSFGCRLVCGFTGRIVGRPVPESLPKFREVFTPLAKRAEDRGVRIAFENCDMHGTWETGDWNIAHAPSAWEMMFHEVPSDAIGLEWEPCHQMVSLIDPLPQLRNWVHKVFHLHGKDANVLWDVVRTDGIRGGKPYVYHRTPGFGDTNWSDVITILRQAGFRGSIDIEGWHDPVYRDELEMTGQVRALRYLKECRGGQFVPNPS
- a CDS encoding TIM barrel protein; amino-acid sequence: MATLLRIAPGLSLPFLSVLALLAGMQTQAAAADNCSELFSRNNLVAWCIVPFDRAKRTPEERAAMLERLGFERFAYDWRAEQLPTFEREIAALKEHHISLDAVWFPAALNDEARTILEALRRHNIHTQLWVTMGDPAPQGDQAAKLAAAAATIKPIADEAAKLGCKVALYNHGGWFGEPENELAVVQRLGMPNVGIVYNLHHGHDHLDRFVTLLEKMLPHLLALNLNGMDREGDHVGRKILPLGQGAIDLPLLRTICASGYRGPIGILGHTQDDAEERLRDNLDGLDWLVAQLQYQSPRREKPTPRTTVGELPAMPAGQFLGRIAEGRADYRQPPLSVECRARLTARDNYNILVANDTKQSGAHWELFSMAGSGTLTAYLPGMKPDHVRSSRDVCDGEWHGVAMLYEPARVRLLVDGEVVADQAMEATGKAAVPGSLALGRLVEGGLGCNGEIAHVRLSRGVRERPHRGDGPPQADEQTVGLWVFTEPSGDTLDRSKLKNIARQVAGETREQGLVPPPGPNLLPADAFSRSQVVDRSRDDAYLGVKVDSAGRVFVGAREAVYLFEPAPGGFLLRQQVCRLPPDSIVMDVEFRGDDLYVLADNALYLLPRGRVELGVNPRRILWGLPLDLHVSFHCLAWGPEGDLYLTHGDPLLNYGDWNRPDHWGHWTLYCGPNGERVPYTGVGAVLRMRPDGSRVQVVAGGLRGPVGLAFSPRWDLFTNDNDHESRADLYAPARLLHVTPHIDFAWPRGWMASKSPWRYDLVEPLTATMGRGVPCGLVWRDGHVARSLRERKGAPVDDAFPHEPPSRSATSVPLAEQAGYGGSLLMARWDQMTVQNCPLVPRGASFSTREDNYTLGRGFARPVATAIGPDGRFFVTELYLGGNVGSPHCYSDLVMVTNSRETDRQWQPIDVGRVSAERLWQELSHGLWQRRAAAHQELLRRGGDLLDEAAARLAHIDPSGTAKYHLPWLAAASGPADARRLLIGLAKNSDAELRRQALRALAEYRRLEAPDELFTAALDDAEPSVQLAALVALFDRDGDLPVGVIARLAAGDDTYLRQTAAKLLARRATYEELAGLARSDDAADRRTAILAAGFRLTVPPSDYAPPEGLPLSYNSGNASFRLTFADAEKPVDLRALGRVGSFTTAEWWKSAPHTDDERRLFDLLTAALGDSNSDVVEQSAFFLSLLNDPATGPQIAEARRRLLASQAATYAARKVERAWLLGPTGDESFFLEKAAPPDRGPIDLSATYPAGAERLGWKQVEPVEGRFTSSFSSDQPSSRLYLCFQLQSTARQPAVVELADGGPAAVWHNGQAVAIASHGAAFELQPGSNDVLIRVDRPSMNDITVRFRAAKGVVAGVPEKVDFGLLAERLKQAATGGDQVPAELLSADWSNAVSEGDAQRGRALFGSLGCTKCHGVTLEQPGGGAPNLAGLRRRFNTAYVVESVLLPSKQVADPFRGTTLALADGRTLSGLVVNDTDEQLELLLPDAKRATVAKADIEQRAHSTISPMPSGLVKTEQELRDLLAYLFSAQPLPP
- a CDS encoding glycerol-3-phosphate dehydrogenase/oxidase: MPDHDTSLDPPHDSLVLILGAGINGAALAREFALSGTSTIVVDTGDLACGATAYSSRLIHGGLRYLEYGEFDLVRESLAERARLLRLAPQFVKPLRLFIPVSNRFGGVIESALRFLKLRRAAATSAPRRGLWLVRAGLRLYDWYARDSTLPRHEVVSPQAPDAPPVDRRKYPWLCSYYDAQIRYPERFVVALFDDARRIAAERGVSFQLLTYHQAGLNGTTASIRPQGAEAAVISVEPAAIVNATGAWVDRTLRQLHVPSKTLMGGTKGSHFVTANTALREALGDVGIYAEAADGRPVFILPFGRSVLVGTTDVPFSADPAEATASEDELAYLLAAANEVLPSAGLTRSDIDMYYSGVRPLPRVDETTTAVITRRHWLEEHTGGAVPVFSVIGGKLTTCRSLAESSVVAVRDRLGLGPPPQTSRERPLPGAEGYSADRTLRERRWRRVAEETGFTVEQVRTVWELCGAEAATILAECAANGRDCVSGTDLPRRFVRWVIDHEWVRRLDDLVERRLMLLYDPRLSRATLRELAAVLVEAERLTESEVEAEVRRAIDRLRFHFGKRVE
- a CDS encoding DUF1559 domain-containing protein translates to MKLRRTAFTLVELLVVIAIIGILIALLLPAVQAAREAARRSQCNNNQKQIALGLLNYHDVHSQFPPRSMGTTGFMGNVPKGGKVCGNGNAAHCNENRLSTRVFLLPYIEQQALWDNIRGAGIPGFLPQGPVPWHTGYAPWLETIPAYVCPSETFNMSQNLYPVARSNYHFSVGDTLSTNLNTNGGTIRGMFGRAIKCSLANVLDGTSNTAMVAERCFTYFTKSKSFLDKYPVKSGLYAVTNAAIPANCLAQAAGMYYHPGTAFAACCNITWGSNRWPDGDPPYSSFSTILPPNSPNCVINGANDGDHPMISSVSSNHPGGALVAMADGSVRFVNEGIDCGMLTVTEVTSGPSPYGVWGSLGSKDGGEGRTDTQQF
- a CDS encoding tetratricopeptide repeat protein; this encodes MSGSNRTRVQRVLREVEGYLELGMPQTALDLLSRLDDPGTFRGQKLYLTGEALRALQRHAEAIAALEQAADLLPSKLDIWLALGWCRKRTGRLDLAIGALERAEEVSPEEAVVHYNLACYWSLAGKKQRALAYLSRAIALDSNYRDMIVDERDFDPIRSDPEFRALTQIIV
- a CDS encoding HDOD domain-containing protein; the protein is MSQTAVAAELDLTKLLAGAQLPALPQSAIQLLELSNDERNGPTQFAVPIEADPGLAGQVLKFVNSAYFGFAREISSVKLAITLVGMRTIKNFTLWSAVFSLMPNPKCGMFDLRSLWQDSLRRALFARSFARMLGMREAEEPFAAALLQDMAVPLLARELSAEYAELLADRQQGKLRLSQLERERFGWTHAHAAAQMARQWNLPEEFATLIERHTELDTLLSGENVPPGDLAVALSSLLPAASDDTWCEVGQFDVCYQRFCPVGGPRAVEFLRTIDAEFVAFAPVLKITAPAQSLEMRYADTVTS